The Candidatus Bathyarchaeota archaeon genomic interval CAAGGTTGGAAACTCCGGATTCCATGGCTGCGGTGGCGTTGTTTATGGCGTCTAGGTTTCCTCCTGCCGCCGCAGTCATCCATTGACTTCTCAGTGCAGTTACATTCTGCAGAATGGAGCCCTCATAGGTTATGTAGGCTCTTGCGGCGTCCACGATGTTGGGAATCAAATCGTACCTGCGTTGAAGCTCTTGCTCTACCTGCGCCCACTGCGACTCAGCGTTCGCATTCAAACCTACAATGTTGTTATACGTCGAGAAATAAAGCGCTGCAAACGACGCAGCAATCACAATTACAATTAGCGCTACAACTGCCGCTATAATTTTTCCCTTCAATTCAAACCCCTATCAGCCAAATCAAAAATCACCAATATATCCCTTACGTGAAGGGCAAACTAAACAACGCAAAACCTTTTTTTGCAGATAAATAGACAGCCCTTATTCAGCGACTGCTAAATTTTCTTACCATCCGTCTCAAACGCAGAACTTGCTGTTCCATGTTAAGCCACGGCGGCACAGATTGACCATGCGGCGAACAATGCCCCTCCACAATGGCTTTACAGACTGCCTCCACAG includes:
- a CDS encoding LemA family protein, translating into MKGKIIAAVVALIVIVIAASFAALYFSTYNNIVGLNANAESQWAQVEQELQRRYDLIPNIVDAARAYITYEGSILQNVTALRSQWMTAAAGGNLDAINNATAAMESGVSNLVVTFENYPDLQSSTVIQSLMITLEGTENRISTERMRFNDAVRDYNTAINVFPANLWAAGWGFDAKTYFQAQVGATEVPPVNL